From Hydractinia symbiolongicarpus strain clone_291-10 chromosome 11, HSymV2.1, whole genome shotgun sequence, the proteins below share one genomic window:
- the LOC130613470 gene encoding uncharacterized protein LOC130613470, with amino-acid sequence MRSTLRLRKSFIAVWPQYFRIFTNLTRGSSYLELPKWAASKKAVINPMNEDEECFKWAIIASQHHGDIGRNPNRISQMKPYVDHYNWDGMEFPTSIKSIYKFEANNPDIAVNVLHIDGKRINILRRSVHNGRTKVVTLLLISNDKKTHYTAVKSLSRHLGKETSKNRNAMHFCLNCLQGFPTIESRDKHYRYCTDHEAVKITMPTEAEKWLYYRDGQQQFKVPFAIYADFESLLIPIEDARDTKTKRLSKHVPSDWCTYSTFAYGNVPDPLTVYRGEDCVTRFVNHLEDEVKRLYNTYPQQDMKPLTEVLKREHDEATHCHICLKPFDDGKNNRKVRDHCHYTGLYRGAAHNSCNLKYKIPSHIPVIFHNLSGYDAHLFIRELGEKYDTQDIGCIAENTEKYISFNVKIKVPLGGMVYGDGEKYKTIEIRFIDSCRFMASSLDNLASNLA; translated from the exons ATGAGGAGTACATTGAGGTTAAGAAAGTCTTTCATAGCAGTATGGCCTCAGTATTTTAGG ATTTTCACAAATTTAACAAGAGGCTCATCATACCTCGAACTACCCAAATGGGCAGCATCCAAAAAGGCCGTCATTAACCCGATGAATGAGGATGAGGAGTGTTTCAAATGGGCCATTATAGCATCACAGCATCATGGGGATATAGGGAGGAATCCAAATAGAATATCTCAGATGAAACCCTACGTGGACCACTACAATTGGGATGGCATGGAGTTCCCAACCAGTATAAAATCCATATACAAATTCGAGGCGAATAACCCCGACATTGCGGTAAACGTACTCCATATAGATGGAAAGAGGATCAACATCCTACGTCGATCGGTGCACAACGGGCGTACCAAGGTGGTGACCCTGCTGCTTATCTCCAATGATAAAAAGACCCACTATACGGCAGTCAAAAGTCTGTCGAGGCACCTGGGAAAGGAGACTTCGAAGAATAGGAACGCAATGCACTTCTGCCTGAACTGCCTACAGGGTTTTCCAACAATTGAATCGAGGGACAAGCACTATAGGTACTGCACCGACCATGAGGCTGTTAAAATTACAATGCCAACGGAGGCCGAAAAATGGTTATATTATAGGGATGGGCAGCAACAATTCAAGGTACCCTTTGCCATCTATGCAGATTTCGAGAGTCTATTGATACCGATAGAGGATGCCAGGGACACTAAGACGAAAAGGCTAAGTAAGCATGTACCATCCGACTGGTGCACCTATAGTACCTTTGCCTATGGGAATGTACCGGATCCCCTAACAGTATATAGAGGCGAGGACTGTGTAACCCGCTTTGTCAACCACCTGGAGGATGAGGTGAAAAGACTATACAATACATACCCTCAGCAGGACATGAAGCCCCTAACAGAGGTCCTAAAAAGAGAACATGACGAGGCCACGCACTGCCATATCTGCCTAAAACCTTTCGATGACGGCAAGAATAACCGTAAGGTCAGGGACCATTGCCACTATACTGGGCTATATAGGGGTGCGGCGCATAACAGCTGTAACCTCAAATATAAGATACCCAGCCACATCCCTGTCATCTTCCATAACCTTTCGGGGTATGATGCCCATCTCTTCATACGGGAATTGGGCGAGAAGTACGACACCCAGGACATTGGGTGCATCGCCGAGAATACGGAGAAGTACATTAGTTTCAATGTCAAAATCAAGGTACCGCTTGGAGGTATGGTATATGGTGACGGGGAAAAGTACAAGACAATCGAAATTAGGTTCATAGATTCTTGCCGATTCATGGCATCATCGCTAGACAATTTGGCAAGCAACCTCGCCTAG
- the LOC130613875 gene encoding acireductone dioxygenase-like — protein MVQAWLFDEKIKDQCKEIDIKALIKFGVFYEKLNPDMYAKGERYLEDPKLKFYTTEREYNFNDVVNLSEKETKKDKCFSIEHFHVGDEICYVVEGGGYFDFRNHKDEWIRVLIEKGDLIGIPGGIYHRFNLDETNHIKYMRLCVGDNFFLAINRPADDHFTRKKYIKEYLF, from the coding sequence ATGGTCCAAGCCTGGTTATTTGATGAAAAAATCAAAGATCAATGTAAAGAAATTGACATCAAAGCACTTATTAAATTTGGTGTGTTTTACGAGAAATTAAACCCGGATATGTACGCCAAGGGGGAGAGATATTTAGAGGACCCAAAACTCAAATTTTATACAACAGAAAGAGAGTATAACTTTAACGATGTTGTGAATTTATCTGAGAAGGAGACCAAGAAAGACAAGTGTTTTTCAATAGAGCATTTTCATGTTGGTGATGAAATTTGTTATGTCGTCGAAGGTGGTGGTTATTTTGATTTTCGAAACCACAAAGACGAGTGGATACGCGTTTTAATCGAGAAAGGCGATCTGATCGGTATTCCTGGAGGTATCTATCACAGGTTCAATCTAGATGAGACAAACCACATCAAGTACATGAGATTATGTGTtggagataatttttttttggctaTAAACCGACCGGCTGACGATCATTTCACAAGAAAGAAATACATAAAGGAGTATTTGTTCTAA